The Formosa sp. Hel1_33_131 genome window below encodes:
- a CDS encoding TonB-dependent receptor, which produces MKQYLFFLVFIFVFNNLPAQENLNQKYTNQPLEMVLNRLQKQFEARFSYPSKLIENEKVTITIDSTSLVRNLNSIESQTALIFQEIGVNNFILKTTQTQQQFSICGYIFDAKNRLPITDVTIAPLKRTKNYTSQTNGYFELFNLKNTTRIKFQRLGYKTLVLSVSEFKKNCKEIFLTEKAITLNEVTIQNYLTTGFTKNKDGSINVKPRKTQILPGLIEADVLQSAQLIPGIQSPDETATGLNIRGSTPDQNLIVFDGIKIYHYDHFFGMLSAFNTNIIDDVVIFKNASPSKYRSHLSGVIDIRTDTTIPKKIKGGVGINMIYTNAFLKIPVSKKLGIQMSARRSFSDALKTITFDSYSDYVFQNTKITDQNAVFDTEQSKKNNTYYFEDYTLSGLFKLSPKSELKFSSIYSNNNLNFKSQFKEINQFTIDQLTIENLGLNINYTTNWTEKFKSKLSASFSSYDFSYSGEELLDAFFSYETVKKNKTNDTNLSLDVDYKFNKNHSIMTGYDLIINDISYTIGRLSDVIFDDDYTLESLNSKNYTHSLFNEYRFKNKQFSIHTGLRTTYFSTLKTIYFQPNLNANLSINNNLSVQLSLEKTNQFVSQIVEFETQNFGLENQVWALSNSSEIPVLENKQASVSAIFKKHDWYIDVAAYIKQSNGITSLTKGFNREVADFSTGKSETKGFELMVKKELNNFSTLVSYALTDNTFQFKDLNSGADFQGNFDIRQYLTIVQTFKLNDLEFSAGWRFKTPRPYTPALGLIGDNADNIQINYGDINSARLDNYNRFDVSSSYKFKISKTLESTIGVSLLNVFNKSNNISRYHRIILDIDSASFKLRELNKFSIARTLNMSFQLKF; this is translated from the coding sequence ATGAAACAATATCTATTTTTTTTAGTATTTATTTTTGTTTTCAACAACTTACCCGCACAGGAAAATTTAAATCAAAAGTACACAAATCAACCATTAGAAATGGTTCTAAACAGGCTTCAAAAACAGTTTGAAGCGCGGTTTTCATATCCATCAAAATTAATTGAAAACGAAAAAGTTACAATCACGATTGACTCCACATCACTCGTTCGTAATTTAAATAGTATTGAATCACAAACGGCTCTTATATTTCAGGAGATTGGTGTTAATAATTTTATCTTAAAAACAACACAAACCCAACAACAATTCAGTATTTGCGGATATATTTTTGATGCTAAAAACAGATTGCCAATAACAGATGTTACAATAGCTCCCCTCAAAAGAACTAAAAATTATACTTCTCAAACGAATGGCTATTTTGAGTTATTTAATTTAAAAAATACAACTCGAATTAAATTCCAACGATTGGGCTACAAAACACTTGTCCTAAGTGTTTCAGAATTTAAAAAGAACTGTAAAGAAATCTTCCTAACAGAAAAAGCCATCACACTGAATGAAGTGACTATTCAAAATTATCTAACCACAGGATTTACAAAAAACAAGGATGGGTCTATAAATGTGAAGCCAAGGAAAACCCAAATTCTACCAGGGTTGATTGAGGCCGATGTTTTACAAAGTGCGCAACTTATTCCCGGGATCCAAAGTCCCGACGAAACCGCAACAGGATTGAATATTAGAGGTAGTACTCCAGATCAAAACCTCATTGTTTTTGATGGCATTAAAATATACCATTACGATCATTTTTTTGGAATGCTTTCAGCTTTTAACACCAACATCATAGACGATGTGGTAATCTTTAAAAACGCAAGTCCTTCAAAATATAGAAGTCATCTTTCAGGTGTGATTGACATAAGAACAGACACCACGATTCCAAAAAAAATAAAAGGAGGTGTCGGAATAAATATGATTTACACCAATGCTTTTTTAAAAATACCTGTGAGTAAAAAACTTGGAATTCAAATGTCGGCAAGACGCTCTTTTTCAGATGCTTTAAAAACTATTACTTTTGACAGCTATTCAGATTATGTCTTTCAAAATACAAAAATAACAGATCAAAATGCAGTATTTGACACGGAACAATCTAAAAAAAACAACACCTATTATTTTGAAGATTATACCTTATCAGGCCTATTTAAACTTTCTCCAAAAAGTGAACTAAAATTTAGCTCCATCTACTCCAATAATAATTTGAATTTTAAATCTCAATTTAAAGAAATCAATCAATTTACCATAGACCAATTAACTATTGAAAATTTAGGCCTCAATATAAATTACACGACAAATTGGACTGAAAAATTCAAATCAAAACTATCTGCAAGTTTTTCAAGTTATGATTTTAGTTATAGTGGCGAAGAACTCTTGGATGCATTTTTTAGTTATGAAACGGTTAAGAAAAATAAAACAAATGACACAAACCTATCATTAGATGTAGATTATAAATTTAATAAGAACCATTCGATCATGACCGGTTACGATCTTATCATCAATGATATTAGCTACACAATTGGCCGTCTCTCAGATGTTATTTTTGATGATGATTATACCTTAGAATCTCTGAATAGCAAAAACTACACACATTCCTTGTTTAATGAATATCGTTTTAAAAACAAGCAATTTTCAATACATACAGGGTTACGGACTACGTATTTCTCCACTTTGAAAACCATTTATTTTCAACCAAATTTAAATGCAAACCTAAGCATCAATAACAATCTTAGTGTACAGTTGTCTTTAGAGAAAACAAATCAATTTGTAAGTCAGATCGTTGAATTTGAAACACAAAATTTTGGTTTAGAAAATCAAGTTTGGGCATTGTCCAATAGCTCCGAAATTCCTGTTTTAGAAAACAAACAAGCCTCGGTTTCTGCCATCTTTAAAAAACATGATTGGTACATAGATGTTGCTGCATATATCAAACAAAGTAACGGAATCACCTCTTTAACAAAAGGATTTAACAGAGAAGTTGCTGATTTTTCTACAGGGAAAAGCGAAACAAAAGGATTCGAGTTAATGGTTAAAAAAGAGTTGAATAATTTTTCTACACTCGTAAGCTACGCACTCACAGATAATACGTTTCAATTTAAAGATTTAAATAGCGGTGCTGATTTTCAAGGGAATTTTGACATCAGACAGTATTTAACAATTGTACAAACCTTCAAATTAAATGATTTAGAATTTTCAGCTGGTTGGCGATTTAAAACTCCAAGACCCTATACGCCCGCACTGGGCTTGATTGGTGACAATGCTGATAATATTCAGATTAATTATGGCGATATTAACAGTGCGCGACTGGACAACTACAACCGATTTGATGTATCCTCATCCTATAAGTTTAAAATTTCTAAAACACTCGAGAGTACTATCGGAGTTTCTTTGCTAAATGTGTTTAATAAAAGCAATAATATTTCTAGGTATCACAGAATTATACTGGATATAGACAGTGCTTCTTTTAAATTAAGAGAACTTAATAAATTTTCAATCGCAAGAACTCTAAACATGAGTTTTCAGCTAAAATTTTAA
- a CDS encoding DUF3575 domain-containing protein → MIKKMILVCVITLTFNGLSAQENIVKASGIVGNAGVQFERSLSNHFSIIGQVGISSITTTVNSNNSKSNGFGFYVEGRYYFSSNKDLMEGWHIGPYYNSFMTKDDKDLKTNISSFGLGTGYQWVFDSKVTLGIVFGGGSLNIDSDIPEIEFLEIFGFLPHLGLSLGYNF, encoded by the coding sequence ATGATTAAAAAAATGATTTTAGTATGTGTAATCACATTAACGTTTAACGGGCTCTCAGCTCAAGAAAATATTGTAAAAGCCTCAGGAATTGTTGGAAATGCTGGTGTTCAATTTGAACGCTCCCTTTCTAACCATTTTTCAATAATTGGACAAGTGGGGATTTCATCAATTACAACAACAGTAAATTCTAACAACTCAAAATCTAATGGATTTGGATTTTATGTTGAAGGCAGGTATTACTTTTCTTCTAATAAAGATTTAATGGAAGGATGGCATATAGGACCGTATTACAATAGCTTCATGACAAAAGATGATAAGGATTTAAAAACTAACATATCCTCTTTTGGATTGGGTACAGGGTATCAATGGGTTTTTGATTCTAAAGTTACTCTGGGAATTGTATTCGGTGGAGGAAGTTTAAATATTGATAGTGATATACCCGAAATTGAATTTTTAGAAATTTTTGGATTTCTACCACATTTGGGATTGTCGTTGGGGTATAATTTTTAA
- a CDS encoding RNA polymerase sigma factor, with protein MTKNNKSVCESKHFEMLFNTHSTLLRNYIYYKCGDFNLAEDMVQEAFISLWNHCEKVNYDEALFYLKRIANNNFLNTVKHQKVVLNYSKFKGSEVNNESPEFIYEEKEFMKKLQDAIAILPEKQREVFLLNRIDKMTYKEIAALLNLSVKAVEKRMHNALVVLREKIGNI; from the coding sequence ATGACAAAAAACAACAAATCGGTCTGTGAATCGAAACATTTTGAGATGCTCTTCAATACGCATTCAACGCTTTTAAGAAACTATATTTATTACAAATGTGGCGATTTTAATTTAGCGGAAGATATGGTACAGGAAGCCTTTATAAGTTTATGGAATCACTGTGAAAAAGTTAATTATGACGAAGCCTTATTTTATCTAAAAAGGATTGCTAATAATAATTTTTTGAATACTGTAAAACATCAAAAAGTAGTGTTAAACTATAGTAAGTTTAAAGGATCTGAAGTGAATAATGAAAGTCCCGAATTTATATATGAAGAAAAAGAATTTATGAAAAAACTTCAAGATGCGATTGCTATTTTACCAGAAAAACAAAGAGAAGTGTTTTTGTTAAATAGGATTGATAAAATGACCTATAAAGAAATCGCAGCATTGCTGAATTTATCTGTAAAAGCGGTTGAGAAAAGGATGCATAATGCATTAGTTGTCTTGAGAGAAAAAATAGGAAATATTTAA
- a CDS encoding DUF3810 domain-containing protein has product MSKKGKIILALSLLPQYFLLKVAKQYPEFIEAYYSMGIFPALSKLLNTAFKWIPFSVGDLLYIALIVYVIRWAIVNWKRLRTDPKAWGLDVLSFVSLLYFMFHLCWGFNYYRVPLHTTLNLNPKYTTAQLKSVTNQLVLKTNALHFAITQDSLLKTTLPYAFSELTEISQTGYSQLEKVYPNFKHDGKNSKKSLFSTPLTYMGFSGYVNPLTLEAHINAVMPANSMPTTIAHEQAHQLGYAAENEANFIGFLASIHNEDPYFNYAGYKFALRYCLIELSKRDPDAYDSVLCTINPGILEDYQEAFDFWSAYNNPLEPIFKKFYSHFLKANNQVKGIESYSYVVALLVDYLED; this is encoded by the coding sequence GGAAAATCATTCTTGCGTTGAGTTTGCTGCCTCAATACTTTCTTCTAAAAGTAGCGAAGCAGTATCCTGAATTTATCGAGGCCTATTATAGTATGGGTATTTTTCCTGCACTCTCAAAACTACTAAACACAGCTTTTAAATGGATTCCCTTTTCTGTGGGCGATCTGTTGTACATCGCCTTGATTGTTTATGTGATTCGTTGGGCGATTGTCAATTGGAAACGTCTCAGAACAGATCCCAAAGCGTGGGGTTTGGATGTGTTATCTTTTGTGTCCCTTCTCTATTTCATGTTTCATTTGTGTTGGGGGTTTAATTATTACCGAGTGCCTTTACATACGACACTCAATTTAAATCCAAAATATACCACGGCTCAATTAAAATCGGTTACCAACCAACTGGTTTTAAAAACGAATGCACTGCACTTTGCGATCACACAAGATTCTTTATTAAAAACGACCCTCCCCTATGCATTTTCTGAACTGACTGAAATCAGTCAAACGGGTTATTCTCAATTAGAAAAGGTGTATCCAAATTTTAAACACGACGGCAAAAACAGTAAGAAATCACTATTTAGTACGCCCTTGACGTATATGGGGTTTAGTGGCTATGTGAACCCATTGACGCTAGAAGCGCACATCAATGCTGTAATGCCTGCCAATTCTATGCCGACTACGATTGCGCACGAACAAGCGCATCAGTTGGGCTATGCGGCAGAGAACGAAGCTAATTTTATTGGATTTTTGGCGAGCATCCATAATGAAGACCCCTATTTCAACTATGCAGGTTATAAATTTGCGTTGCGCTATTGTTTAATAGAATTATCTAAAAGGGATCCGGATGCCTACGACTCTGTTTTATGCACGATCAACCCTGGTATCTTAGAAGATTATCAGGAAGCGTTTGACTTCTGGAGTGCTTATAACAACCCTCTGGAACCTATTTTCAAAAAGTTTTACAGCCATTTCTTAAAGGCAAACAACCAAGTCAAAGGCATTGAGAGTTATAGCTATGTGGTGGCGCTTTTGGTGGATTATTTGGAGGATTAA
- a CDS encoding FecR family protein, with translation METRNKDTLLARWLTDDLTSKEAQDFKASEAYHSYEKISTYANHLETPPYDKAKAWKAVSNQTVDKAKVRPLYYNWATGIAASIVLLFGMFYGLNTGTTTHQSDYGTQLSVVLPDGSEAILNANSKIEFNTTDWKNENRTLELDGEAYFKVKKGSLFTVKTSKGNVAVLGTQFNVNSDANSLEVKCYTGKVRVSDATNTAVLTSGNAYRIIDASEEKWTFKTTDRSWLNHESTFYNAPLSSVFTSLENQFEITIKNKNNYLNQRFTGSFINDDKNLALKTVLEAMNIGYVFNKNNVILAVY, from the coding sequence ATGGAAACTAGAAATAAAGATACATTGTTAGCCAGATGGTTAACTGATGATTTAACATCTAAAGAAGCTCAGGACTTTAAAGCCTCTGAAGCCTATCATTCTTATGAAAAGATATCAACCTATGCGAATCATCTAGAAACGCCTCCCTATGATAAAGCGAAAGCTTGGAAGGCTGTTTCAAATCAAACAGTCGATAAAGCTAAAGTAAGACCCTTGTATTACAATTGGGCGACAGGAATCGCAGCGTCTATCGTATTGCTTTTTGGTATGTTTTATGGTTTAAATACAGGTACTACCACACATCAGTCTGATTATGGTACGCAATTATCAGTGGTGCTTCCAGATGGGTCTGAAGCCATTTTAAATGCCAATTCAAAAATTGAATTCAATACAACAGATTGGAAGAATGAAAACAGAACTTTAGAATTGGATGGTGAAGCTTATTTTAAAGTTAAAAAAGGCTCCCTATTTACTGTAAAAACTTCAAAAGGAAACGTAGCCGTTTTAGGAACTCAATTTAACGTAAATAGTGATGCTAATTCCCTTGAAGTTAAATGTTATACAGGAAAAGTAAGGGTTTCTGATGCTACAAACACCGCTGTTTTAACCTCCGGAAACGCCTATAGAATTATTGATGCTTCTGAAGAGAAGTGGACTTTTAAAACTACAGACCGTTCTTGGCTAAACCACGAAAGCACTTTTTACAATGCGCCTCTATCTAGCGTATTTACAAGCTTAGAAAATCAATTTGAGATTACGATAAAAAACAAAAACAACTATTTAAACCAACGGTTTACAGGAAGTTTTATTAATGATGATAAAAACTTAGCGTTAAAAACAGTCCTTGAAGCAATGAATATTGGTTACGTTTTTAATAAAAACAACGTTATTCTTGCCGTGTATTAA